The nucleotide window GCATCGGCGTGAGCGGATGGTTTTCCATGCCCGACGCGTTGAGCAACGTGTCGCCGACGAACAGATGGCCGCGAAAGATCGTGCGGCCGTTCTCGGGAAATGCGGGGCATGCAATCGTGAACGCACCAGCGTTGCCATCGGCAGACAATGCGTCGAGCAATGCATCCGTAACGGGGCCGATATTGCCCGCGTCGGTCGAATCGAACGTCGAGCAGTATTTGAAGAAGAACTGCCGGCAGCCTTGCGCGCGCAACCAGTCGAGCGCGGCGAGCGATTGCGCGACCGCATCGGCGGCGGGAATCGTGCGCGATTTCAGCGCGACCACCAGCGCGTCGGCCTCCACCGTTTCATTCGATGCGGGCACGCCGATGGTCTGCACGGTGCGCATGCCGCCGCGCACCAGCATGTTGGCGAGATCGGTGGCGCCGGTGAAATCGTCGGCGATACAGCCGAGCAGCGCGCGTTTCGTAGTAGCCGTCATGACGTTCCTCCGCTTACTTCGCCGCCGGCACGTCGATGCCGGGGAAAATCTTGATCACCGCGGAATCGTCTTCACCGCCGTGACCGGCCGTGGACGCCATCATGAACATCTGATGCGCCGCCGCCGACAACGGCAGCGGGAATTTCGAGCGACGCGCGGTATCGAGCACGAGCCCGAGATCCTTGACGAAAATATCGACGGCCGAAAGCGGCGTGTAGTCGCCGTTCAGAATGTGCGGCACGCGATTCTCGAACATCCACGAATTGCCCGCGCTGTGCGTGATGACTTCATACAGCGCATCCGGATCGACGCCTTCGCGCAAGCCGAGCGCCATGGCTTCGGCGGCCACCGCGATATGCACGCCCGCCAGCAGCTGATTGATGATCTTCACCTTCGACCCGGCGCCGTGCTCGGCAGCGAGGCGATACACCTTGCCGGCCATCGCGGCCAGCACGTCCTCGCACGCGGCATAGGCCGCTGCCGGACCGGACGTCATCATGGTCATCTCGCCGGAGGCCGCGCGCGCCGCACCGCCCGAGACCGGCGCGTCGAGCATCTGCAAGCCGGCCGCCTCAATCCGCTTGCCGAGTTCGATCGCGAAGTCCGGCGCCACGGTCGCGCTGGCAATCACCACGCCGCCCTTTTTCATCGCCGCGACTGCGCCCTGTTCGCCGAACAGCACGGCTTCGGTTTGCGCGGCATTCACGACCAGCGTGACGACCACCTCGCACTGCGCGCCGAGTTCGGCGGGCGTCGCGCAACCCACGCCGCCTTCCGCGACGAACGCATTCAGGACCTCGCTGCGCAGATCGCACGCATGGACCCGCAGACCCGCGCGCAGCAGCGAACGCGCGACACCCAGGCCCATTGCACCAAGACCGATGACACCGACATTTCTGGACATGCTTGACCTCTATGAATTCGTTGGACGCTCGCGCCTGAGACCATGCATCGACGCTCAGCAGTGAAGCTCAGCAAATCCCCGCTTCCGCGAGACGCCGTGCCGCGTTGTACATATGGGTTCGCGCCGCATTGCGCGCCGCCATCGGATCGCCGGCGCGGATCGCGGCGGCGATCGCCGCATGCTCTTCGCGCACCTGACGCGAGAAGTCCTCGCGCAACGCTTCGTTGCGGCGCGTGACGACTGTGCCGGCCTCCAGGTACTGATTCAGGAACGTGAGCGTTTTAAGAAAATACGGATTGCCGGTGGCCGCCGCGATCGCGCGATGGAACGCGACGTCTTCAGCCACGCCGTCCTCGCCTTCGGCCACCGCCTCGTCGATCTTCGCGAGCGCCGCGTCGATCGACACCATGTCGGCGTCGCTGCGGCGCATGGCGGCTTCCGACGCGACTTCCGCTTCGATGGCCCGCCGCAACGCGAGAATCTGCACCACCGAGCCGGGCTCGACGGCTTCCGCGTAGTCGATCCGCAGCGGTCGCGCCGTGCCGTGCGCGGCGACGAACACGCCGCTGCCCTGGCGCGGCTCGACCACGCCTTCGTTCTTCAGGCGCGAGATCGCCTCGCGGATCACCGTGCGGCTCACGCCGAACTGCTGCGCCAGCACGGCCTCGGTCGGCAGCTTGCCGCCGCGCTCGAAGGTGCCTTTGTCGATCTGCTTGAGAAGCTGCTGCGCGACCGTGTCGCTCAACGCTCTCGCAGGAATCTTGTCGAACATCGATGCCTCGATTGATCATGTTATCGGGTCATCATACAAATTTTGGATCCCCGCTGCATCCATGCAAACCCTGGGATTTTTGTTCGCCAGGCGGCGAAGTTGGCGAAACAGAAGGCTTAAGCTATCGTCACGCCTTTAGCGCGTCGCGCGGCGGATTCAAGCGCGGCGCGGGTCCGCAGTTCCTCGAACGCATCTTTCAAGGCCCATGAGCAAAGCCCTGCCGCCGTCTTCCGCCGTTCCCGTCAGCGCCGACCCGGCCCCGGACAAACCGGGCGACTCCTATGTGCAGTCGTTCGCGCGCGGCCTCGCGGTGATCCGCGCGTTCGACGCCACGCGCCCGGAACAGACGCTGACCGACGTCGCCGCCGCTACCGGCCTCACGCGCGCCGGCGCACGCCGCATTTTGCTGACCCTGCAGACGCTCGGCTATGTGGAGGCCGAAGGGCGCCTGTTCCGCCTCACGCCGAAGATCCTCGACCTCGGCTTCGCGTATCTGACCTCCATGCCGTTCTGGAACCTCGCCGAGCCGGTGATGGAACAACTCTCCGCGCAGGTTCACGAGAGCGTCTCGGCGGCCGTGCTCGATCGCACCGAGATCGTCTACGTGCTGCGCGTGCCGACCCACAAGATCATGACGATCAACCTGTCGATCGGCAGCCGCTTGCCGGCCTATTGCACGTCGATGGGCCGCGTGCTGCTGGCCTCGCTCGACGACGAAACGCTCGAGGCGACGCTGAGTTCCGCGCCGCTCTACGCGCACACGCCGCGCACGGTCACCGACAAGGAAGAGTTGAAGAAGCTGATCGCGCAGGTGCGCCGCCAGGGCTGGGCAATCGTCGATCAGGAACTGGAAGGCGGTTTGATTTCGCTGTCCGCGCCGATCCGCAATCGCCAGGGACGCGTGATCGCCGCGATGAACATCAGCGGCAATGCGCAGCGCAATTCGGGAAAACAGATGGTGAAGGCGTTTCTGGAGCCGCTGCAGCACGCCGCGCAAACCGTCTCGGAGATGGTGGCACGGCGCGGGTAATCTCGAAGGCGGGCACCGCGCCATGACGGCGCCCCGTTCGATCCATCAATTGATCGGCTTGTCCGCCGTTTCCTTCAGCATCGAGACCGCGATCAACGACACCACGACGCACGCCGCCACATAACCGGCCGGCGCGAGCTTGCTGCCGGTCAGCTTGATCAGCCACGTGGCGACGAGCTGCGCGGTCCCGCCGAACACGCACACGCTCAACGCATACGCGATCGAAATGCCAGTGGCGCGCACGCGCCGCGGAAACGACTCGCACATCAAGGCGAATTCCGACGCCGAGCCCATCGAATAAAACAGCAGCATCAGCGCGGTCAGCGACATGATGACGGGCAACTGCGGAAAACGGTTGATCAGCATGAAGGCCGGAAACAGCAGCAGCACCAGCACGCCGCGTCCGAACAGGATCGGCCGCTTGCGGCTGCCGATGCGATCCGACAGCATGCCGAACAGCGGGCACGTGATCAGCATCACGAAGCCCGAGGCGACGCCCACCAGCATCGACAGCGACATCGGCAGGCCGAGCGTGTGGATCGCGTAGGTCGGCATGTAGAAGGTCAGGATGTAGGTCGAGACCGTGCCGCCCATTACCGTCAGCGTGATCAGGATGAGCGGGCGCAAATGCGCGGTGAAGAGTTCGTGCAGCACGCCGCGCTCGATCGCATGGCCATGCGCGCTGACCGCGTCGTCGGCCAGACGGCGGCGCAGGTACATGCCGACCGGCGCAATCAACACGCCGACCAGGAACGGAATGCGCCAGCCCCAGCTTTCCAGCGAGTCTTTCGGCAACGCGCCGGACAGCGCCGCCGCGAGACCCGAGCCCATCAGCGCCGCGCCGCCCTGCGTGGCCAGTTGCCAGCTCGCGCGAAAACCGCGCCGCGTACCGCCGCCCTGTTCGAGCAGCGTGGACGTCGCCGCGCCGAACTCGCCGCCTTGCGAGAAGCCTTGCACGAGACGCGCCAGCACGATCAGCAAAGGCGCGGCGAGACCGATTTGCGCATAGGTCGGCGCAATCGCGATCAGGCCGGTGCTCACCGCCATCAGCATGATGGTCAGGTTGAGCGCGGCTTTGCGGCCCTTGCGGTCCGCGTACACGCCGAGCATGACGCTGCCGAGCGGCCGCGTGATGAAGCCAGCCGCGAAGGTCGCCACCGACAGCAGCAACGACGTGGTCGGATCCGCCGACGGAAAATACAGCTTGCCGATGATCACGGCAAAAAAGCCGTACACGGTGAAGTCGAAGAACTCGAGCCAGTTGCCGATCACCGCGGCGGCGATCGCGCCGCGGCTGGCGGGCCGGCTCGCCTCGACGGCGTGGCTCGCATGGGTCGTGGTACTCATCGCGTGGTCTTCCTCGTCGTTATGGTTATGCGTCCCGCTGATTCAGGCGCGGCTCGCCGCGCCGGATCACTGGCCCAGATAGCGCTCCACCAGCCGCGTCCAGAACGCCGCGCCGACCGGCAGATTGCGGTCGTTGAAGTCGTAGTGCGGGTTGTGCACCATGCAGCCGTCTTCACCCGCACCGTTGCCGATCCGCAGGAACGTGCCCGGCCGCTTCTGCAGCATGAAGGCGAAGTCTTCGCTGCCCATCAGGATGTCGGTCTGCGCGACCACCTTGTCGTCGCCGACCAGTTCGCGCGCCACTTCCACCGCGAAATCCGTTTCGGCATCCGAATTGACCACCACCGGATAGCCTTCGATGTACTCCACCACCGCCTTGCCGCCATAACTCGCGGCCTGGCTTTCGGCGAGTTCGGTAATACGCTTCTTCAACAGCGCGCGCACTTCGGGGCTGAACGAACGCACGCTCAACTCCAGCTTCGCGCTGCTCGAAATCACGTTGTTCGCGGTGCCCGCATGCATCGAGCCGACCGTCACCACCGCCGGTTGCGACGGATCGACGTTACGCGCGACGATCGTCTGCAACGCCATCACGATGCTCGCCGCCACCACGACCGGATCGACCGTCAGATGCGGACGCGCCGCGTGGCCGCCGACCCCTTCGATCGTGATGATCGCCTTGTCGCCCGCCGACATGAACGGCCCTTTGCGGAACAGCAGCACGCCCGGTTCTGCACCGGGATGGTTGTGCACGCCGAACACGGCGTCGCAGGAAAAGCGCTCGAACAGGCCGTCGTTGATCATCTTCAGCGCGCCGCTGTCGACGCCGCTCTCCTCGGCCGGCTGGAAGTACAGATGCACCGTGCCCGAAAAGTTGCGGGTGGCCGCGAGGCGTTGCGCGGCGCCGAGCAGCATCGTCGTATGGCCGTCGTGGCCGCATGCATGCATCTTGCCGTGCGTACCACTCGCATACGGCAGACCGGTTTGCTCGATGATCGGCAGCGCGTCCATATCGGCGCGAATGCCGATGCTGCGCTTGCCGTCGCCCACTTTCAGCGTGCCTACCACGCCCGTCTGGCCGACGCCGCGCGTGACCTGCCAGCCCCATTCTTCGAGCTTCTCGGCAACCAGCGCGCTCGTCTGATGTTCCTCGTAGGCGAGTTCCGGGTGGTGGTGAATGTGATGGCGAATCTCGCGCAGGCTCTCGGCGGCAGGCGCCAGGTCGGACACTTCGGTAAAACGCGCGGCTTCGCTCATCTCAAGGGCTCCATGGATTCATGGCCGCATCAAAACGCGGCAAACAGGCGAGCACTATAGCCACGCCGTTTTGTTCGAATAAGATGCTGTTTTTTTCACCCCGATTAACAACCGTTATATACGGGATTACCCCAATGAAACCGCAGCAGTTGCAAGCGTTCGTCGCCGCCGCCCATCACCGCAGTCTGCGCGCCGCCGCGCGCGAGCTCGGCGTGACGCAACCGGCCGTCACGCATACGATCCGCGAGCTCGAAAGCGCGCTGAATGCCGAGTTGATGGTGCGCAGCGTGCGCGGCATCGAATTGACGGCATGCGGGCTCGCGCTGCTGCCGCGCGCCGAGCAGTTGCTCGGCGACATGCGGCGCACGGTCGAAGCCGTCGAACAGGTGAAGGGAGAACTGGCCGGCAGGGTGAGCGTGGGGACCATGCCGTCGATCGCGCTCACGGCGCTGCCGCATGCGGTCTCGAAGTTCCGCCGCGCGATGCCGCGGGTCAATCTGCATCTGGAAGAAGTGACGATCCCGGACGCGGTCGCGCGTTTGCGCAACGGCGCGCTGGATATCGCGGCGATCCATCACGTGCAGGCGCTCGACAGCGATCTGGTGCAGGCGCCGCTCTACTCGACGCAGTTCGTCGTCGCCATGCGCGCCGGGCATCCGCTTGCCAATGTGACGCGCCTGCATGAGTTGCTCGACGCGGAGTGGATCGTGACCGTGGGCGCCGATCATTTCCCGCACAGCGTGATGATGGCGATGTTCGACGCGCACGGTTTGCCGGTGCCGAAGCGTCTGCTGAGCGCGCCGTCGTCGTTCGCGGTGACGCTCGGGCTGGTGTCGCAAACCGATGTGATCGGCTGCTTCACGCGGCCGCTTGCGCAGATGGTCGCGCCGCTCGGCATCCGCGTCGCGCAGATCGAAGAGGCGCTGCCGAACTACGATCTCAGCATCATTTCACGGCGCGGCCTGCTGCCGACGCCGGCCGTGCTGCAGTTCGTGTCGTGCTTGCAGGATGCGACACGCGAGCGGATGGCGGCGGCCGGATAGTACGGCTTACTGAACGTCGGCTTCCGCCTTTAAAAACGCAATCAACTCATGCCCCGCGTCGTCGAGCGCGCCGGAATTATCGATCGTGGTACAGCGCACGCCGTCCGGCAACGAGAACGGCGCGCGGCGCGCGAGCCGCGCCGCCACCTGTTCCGCCGACTCGCGTGCCCGCGCGCCGAGCCGGGCTTCGAGAATATGCGGCGCGGCGTCCACGTGCACCACTTCCGTGTGCGGATAATGCGCCAGCACGTGTTGCAAATGCTGGCGCGAGCCGTTGACGACCACCGTGCAACCGCGCGCGAGCCACGCATCGATTTCGATACCGATGCCATAGCGCAGCGAGTGGCTCGACCACTCGAGCGCGAACAGGCCGAGCACGGAACGCGCCGCGAACTCTTCGACGCTCAACGCCACATGCGCCTCGCCATTGCCGCTCGGCCGCGTGATATAGCGATGCGCGAACAGAATCGGCTCGCCCATCAAGTGCTTGCGTGCGAACTCCAGCAACGAATCCTTGCCCGCGCCGGACGGTCCCATTACATAAATCAAACGACCTGTCATTGTTATTTCACCTCGTCGGTCCGGAACGGCACACGTTGCCACAACACGAACGGCTCGCCCGGCGCCGGTTCGACGAAGAGCGCGGCCTGGTCGACAAGCAGCGGCCCGAGCGCGGGCGTTCGAGCTTGCCACCATGCGACCAGCGTGGCGCGCTCCCGCACATCGGCGAGCGAACTGGAGAGCGTCATGTGAAAACGGAATTCGTCGAACACGTAGGGATAACCCCATTCGATCAGCAACGCGCGTTGCCGTTCGCTCAACGAAGCCGCCAAACGGCGCGCCAGATCAGCGGCGGACTGGCGCGCGCGCAAGGCATCGAGCGTTTGCAACGCGCTCGTGGCCACGCCGCGGATGTTGGCTTCGCCTTGCGCATCGGCCGGCCGCAATGCAACGAAATCGCCGAGCGTCGCGGCTTCCACTGGCAACGCGAATGCGCTTTGCGTCCGCGCCCATTCACGTGTGGCTTGCAATAGGTGTGCCTGGGTCACGCCGTCGGCGAGTCGAAACGGCGCGACCAGTGTGCCGTGCCAACCGTAGCGGCGCGGCGCTTCGGTCAACTCGAAGAGTGGACGTGTCAGATCCGAAGGTTGCGGCGCTTCGCACTGCTCGCCGCTTTCCGCATCGCGCGCGAGCCAAGCCGACCCGGCCTGCCACCACGCCGATTCACGCGACGGCACGTAATACACGGCAAAACGAGCCTCGGGGCTCCATTCCACGCCGCTCATAGGTCGTGCTCCACCAGCAGTTGCACGCGGTCCGCTGCGAAGTGCGTGAAGCCGTATTTGACCGGCGTGCCTTGCAGATCGACATCGACGTTTTCGACCCACAGCACCGGTTGCTGACGGTTGATATTCAGGCGCCGCGCCACCTCAGGTTCGGGCAGCACGCTGCCGATGCGGCTCCACTTGCGCAGATAGTCGTTCACGCCGAATTCCGCCATGGCCTTGGTGATGCCGCCGGTGCGCTCCAGCACCGCCGGCAGGTCCGCGAAACGCGCCGCCGGATACCAGTTGCGCGCGAACGTGAGCGGCACGCCGTCGGACTCATGCAGCGATTCGATCCGGTAGACCGACGCGCCGGCCCGCAGGCTCAGCGCCTTCGCGACGCTCGGCTCGGCCTTCACGCGCGCGGCCGACAGCATCGTGCCCGCCGCCGCGTGATGCTGCTGGCGCAAGTTTTCTGTAAAGCGTGTGCGACGGCCAATCGTATAGTCGATCGCGCCCGGTTGCACGAAGGTGCCGCGCCCCTGCTCGACGCTGACGAGGCCCAGCGCTGCAAGACCCAGCATGGCCCGGCGCACGGTATGCCGGTTCACGTCGAAGCGTTTGGCCAGTTCGCCCTCGCTCGGCAGGCGCCCTTCTTCGCCGAAACCGCTGGCGGCGATTTCCGCCGCCAGAATCTGCTCGATCTGCCGCCACACGGCAACGCCCGCGCCGCGTTCGAGCATCGTGCCCGGCGTCGCGTTGTCGTTCGATGTCATGGTGCTGTCATT belongs to Paraburkholderia aromaticivorans and includes:
- the ltnD gene encoding L-threonate dehydrogenase, with the protein product MSRNVGVIGLGAMGLGVARSLLRAGLRVHACDLRSEVLNAFVAEGGVGCATPAELGAQCEVVVTLVVNAAQTEAVLFGEQGAVAAMKKGGVVIASATVAPDFAIELGKRIEAAGLQMLDAPVSGGAARAASGEMTMMTSGPAAAYAACEDVLAAMAGKVYRLAAEHGAGSKVKIINQLLAGVHIAVAAEAMALGLREGVDPDALYEVITHSAGNSWMFENRVPHILNGDYTPLSAVDIFVKDLGLVLDTARRSKFPLPLSAAAHQMFMMASTAGHGGEDDSAVIKIFPGIDVPAAK
- a CDS encoding FadR/GntR family transcriptional regulator, coding for MFDKIPARALSDTVAQQLLKQIDKGTFERGGKLPTEAVLAQQFGVSRTVIREAISRLKNEGVVEPRQGSGVFVAAHGTARPLRIDYAEAVEPGSVVQILALRRAIEAEVASEAAMRRSDADMVSIDAALAKIDEAVAEGEDGVAEDVAFHRAIAAATGNPYFLKTLTFLNQYLEAGTVVTRRNEALREDFSRQVREEHAAIAAAIRAGDPMAARNAARTHMYNAARRLAEAGIC
- a CDS encoding IclR family transcriptional regulator, with product MSKALPPSSAVPVSADPAPDKPGDSYVQSFARGLAVIRAFDATRPEQTLTDVAAATGLTRAGARRILLTLQTLGYVEAEGRLFRLTPKILDLGFAYLTSMPFWNLAEPVMEQLSAQVHESVSAAVLDRTEIVYVLRVPTHKIMTINLSIGSRLPAYCTSMGRVLLASLDDETLEATLSSAPLYAHTPRTVTDKEELKKLIAQVRRQGWAIVDQELEGGLISLSAPIRNRQGRVIAAMNISGNAQRNSGKQMVKAFLEPLQHAAQTVSEMVARRG
- a CDS encoding MFS transporter, with product MSTTTHASHAVEASRPASRGAIAAAVIGNWLEFFDFTVYGFFAVIIGKLYFPSADPTTSLLLSVATFAAGFITRPLGSVMLGVYADRKGRKAALNLTIMLMAVSTGLIAIAPTYAQIGLAAPLLIVLARLVQGFSQGGEFGAATSTLLEQGGGTRRGFRASWQLATQGGAALMGSGLAAALSGALPKDSLESWGWRIPFLVGVLIAPVGMYLRRRLADDAVSAHGHAIERGVLHELFTAHLRPLILITLTVMGGTVSTYILTFYMPTYAIHTLGLPMSLSMLVGVASGFVMLITCPLFGMLSDRIGSRKRPILFGRGVLVLLLFPAFMLINRFPQLPVIMSLTALMLLFYSMGSASEFALMCESFPRRVRATGISIAYALSVCVFGGTAQLVATWLIKLTGSKLAPAGYVAACVVVSLIAVSMLKETADKPIN
- a CDS encoding M20 aminoacylase family protein; its protein translation is MSEAARFTEVSDLAPAAESLREIRHHIHHHPELAYEEHQTSALVAEKLEEWGWQVTRGVGQTGVVGTLKVGDGKRSIGIRADMDALPIIEQTGLPYASGTHGKMHACGHDGHTTMLLGAAQRLAATRNFSGTVHLYFQPAEESGVDSGALKMINDGLFERFSCDAVFGVHNHPGAEPGVLLFRKGPFMSAGDKAIITIEGVGGHAARPHLTVDPVVVAASIVMALQTIVARNVDPSQPAVVTVGSMHAGTANNVISSSAKLELSVRSFSPEVRALLKKRITELAESQAASYGGKAVVEYIEGYPVVVNSDAETDFAVEVARELVGDDKVVAQTDILMGSEDFAFMLQKRPGTFLRIGNGAGEDGCMVHNPHYDFNDRNLPVGAAFWTRLVERYLGQ
- a CDS encoding LysR family transcriptional regulator encodes the protein MKPQQLQAFVAAAHHRSLRAAARELGVTQPAVTHTIRELESALNAELMVRSVRGIELTACGLALLPRAEQLLGDMRRTVEAVEQVKGELAGRVSVGTMPSIALTALPHAVSKFRRAMPRVNLHLEEVTIPDAVARLRNGALDIAAIHHVQALDSDLVQAPLYSTQFVVAMRAGHPLANVTRLHELLDAEWIVTVGADHFPHSVMMAMFDAHGLPVPKRLLSAPSSFAVTLGLVSQTDVIGCFTRPLAQMVAPLGIRVAQIEEALPNYDLSIISRRGLLPTPAVLQFVSCLQDATRERMAAAG
- the phnN gene encoding phosphonate metabolism protein/1,5-bisphosphokinase (PRPP-forming) PhnN — encoded protein: MTGRLIYVMGPSGAGKDSLLEFARKHLMGEPILFAHRYITRPSGNGEAHVALSVEEFAARSVLGLFALEWSSHSLRYGIGIEIDAWLARGCTVVVNGSRQHLQHVLAHYPHTEVVHVDAAPHILEARLGARARESAEQVAARLARRAPFSLPDGVRCTTIDNSGALDDAGHELIAFLKAEADVQ
- a CDS encoding DUF1045 domain-containing protein — encoded protein: MSGVEWSPEARFAVYYVPSRESAWWQAGSAWLARDAESGEQCEAPQPSDLTRPLFELTEAPRRYGWHGTLVAPFRLADGVTQAHLLQATREWARTQSAFALPVEAATLGDFVALRPADAQGEANIRGVATSALQTLDALRARQSAADLARRLAASLSERQRALLIEWGYPYVFDEFRFHMTLSSSLADVRERATLVAWWQARTPALGPLLVDQAALFVEPAPGEPFVLWQRVPFRTDEVK
- the phnF gene encoding phosphonate metabolism transcriptional regulator PhnF, yielding MTSNDNATPGTMLERGAGVAVWRQIEQILAAEIAASGFGEEGRLPSEGELAKRFDVNRHTVRRAMLGLAALGLVSVEQGRGTFVQPGAIDYTIGRRTRFTENLRQQHHAAAGTMLSAARVKAEPSVAKALSLRAGASVYRIESLHESDGVPLTFARNWYPAARFADLPAVLERTGGITKAMAEFGVNDYLRKWSRIGSVLPEPEVARRLNINRQQPVLWVENVDVDLQGTPVKYGFTHFAADRVQLLVEHDL